atttcaaatctgaaataattcctttgaaaattaaaaaagttatttgCATTTTTAAATGGTCTTTCAttctcgatgttggtcctgtcattatcaaagttggtcatgtcacgttttctaaagtttcttaaaaaactttttaattttttttcttaaatctatatctcaaatgatgaaatcttattatatttcaaatttgagatcaatcctttgagaaatgaaaaagttattagcatttttcatttggtcctgtcattcggtcctgtcattcggtccagtcattagtgtaaccctTGCTTCTTTGCAATGGTATTTTACTCGTTTAGCAAACAGCCCTCAAGCTGGCACATATTATGTTTTAATGTACAACCGACTTATAATAATATCATACATGATACAATGTATGTACAGTCAGAGACTCTGGTACAGTGTACTGCTCAGTCTGCTACTAACTTCAGATTTTATATATACCGGGTGGTGCTCAGTCTGCTGCTAACTtcagattttatatatataccaggTGGGTGTGTTATACTCCATGGACTGAAGTTGTGGAGGATATAATGTGTATAAACCTTCTGTCCATTACGCCTTGTGTCTGTTACAGTCAGACCATCATCAAGGGTGATAAAGGGTTATTTTTGTGCAACGTTTTCGGccattttatttcacatgttttagtgttttgacattttatttctcgttttctcgtgtttggCTCGATTTCCTTGCTTCATGTTTCCCtttatttattttccgtgttcTGTGTCGATGCTCTTAATTTCTCGTGCATGTCCCacatttgattaaaaagtcaATGTGTTATAATACCTTCTGAAACTTGTGTAATCTAATAGAAATTGATGTATATTGTTACCATTCTACTTTTGCAATATGTATGGTATTAATGAAGTCCATCAAAttactataaataataataaaaaaaatcaaataagatgCAAGTAGCGGACGCTAAAAGGTGACCACAAGGTCTTCATATCCTTTAATAGTGGCTGCATGGACTCCAAGAATGGCTGAATAATAACTTCtggtattttttctttaatatttacaattttatttctcGTGCTTCTTTTTTCCTGATTTTTATTTCTCGTGCATCgtttttgcgatttttatttcacgtgtttctGTGTTCAGTACCCTGCTTAACCACCCTCATCATCGCTTTGTTGTCATGAGCCTAGGTCAGATCATCTTCAAAATCAAAAAGGGGAGGTTATGAAGAGAtgataattattaaaaaagtaGTCGATAAAAATagttacacttgtatgcaaaatTGTCTGTCAAACAAGTTTCTGTAAAATATTGCCtcacaatttaaaatatatgtcgTCATAaataaaaagtgattgttgcatgACACCAGAAAGTTATTATGAGACAGATCATGGGTCATTGGAAGCTAAATGTGTAAATATATCTTTTGTTCGGTCCTTATTGTAATGATCACTCTAATCATTTGTCTTTTGATGATTTGTGGTTTCATAGATTTACCTAAAGTtaacacaaaatacaaaaaaatgccctaaaaacatacaaaatatagtgTAAGTCACACCGATACATGATCTTCCAATTGCTGCTTTTTTCCagaaaaaagtgacgtcacaaaGCAAATATCTTTACGTcacaattttctatttttaaatacattatacaGTTGTATGGTTCATAAAAATTAAGGCTGTATGTGGTAAGCAATCTTTTTCAAGTATCATTTCCTTTCACTTTTGTTAAACATGACACACTATgactatttttttcaatgttaccTAAATGATTCTCTTCAACTAGATGTAGTTCACATCCCTAAATTATATACTTTAGACAGTGTTTGGCTATAAAGAACACCTACCTCTCTTACAAATATGTACATTGTTCTTGTATGCACTGAATATTTCCAACTCACAAATATACATATCAGAACAAAACAATTGTTgtcatacaatatttatataaaaagtaaaataaaagtacaaaactccaaggaaaattcaaaacagaaagtcctttaacaaatagcaaaatcaaaagctcaaacacatcaaacgaatggaaaacaactgtcattttcttgATTTGGTACATATAATTTTAGGTTCTTTGGTACATAAATTTTTTATGCCATATCTTTTGACATCAAAGTAACCATGAATATTAGAAGGATCTTTGGAATAAGGCTTGTCACATTCCTATCATTTATTTTAACCCATAGTACTTCATTTTTTAATAGGCCCTTTAAAGCTCACCTCATCCTTTACCTTATAACTTCATGAACTTGATTAAATGTGATTTCACAACGGTTTGATATAAAAAGAAGCAATGTTTCAATGAATATAGCTATGATCAGTTATTTTATGCgagaatcaaaacaaaaacatttaattttgctAAATTGGAGTAATTTTGAAATACATACGATTTCAGGTGTAAGTTTTGTCTCAAATGTTTCTCATTtcacataattttttgttttagtatgcaacatgaaaaacacaaaagttatacatgtgcactttaattattttacataaatggAATCTAGAATAAGATATAAAGGTTTTTTGATTAGCTGTATTCTGATCATAAGAATTTAACATGGTCACACATTTTTATTATAGGAAAGATTtaggtattttgttttattattcttattaaataatatattatgaaATAGAATAGGTTTTAGATTgtgaatattttcattttcaatatacaaattttaacaataaaatattttttacttacaGATGTTAGAAGATTAAGCCATATGAACAAAACTTACTATCAGAATGCCCAATGATCAACTGTCTCTTCTTGATGCCATAGCAAGAAATGATGTAGAaactgttaaattgtttatttttggaCATCAGATCTGTCCTGACTTTGTTTTTAAAGGCCGTAGTCCAGTAGTTGTAGCGGCAACTAATGGCGGAGAAGAAATACTTGATATTTTAATACAAAGTAAATGTGATTTAAACTTACCTGATTTTACTGATGAAACTTGGAGAAAACATCCAATACACATTGCTGCAGCAAAAGGCTTCCTAGGATTTGTGAAAAAGTTAGTTAACAATGGTGTCAATGCTAATAGTTTGGATTTAGAAGAGAAAACAGCCCTGCACTGGGCAGCATCATTTGGTCATGTCAGTGTTATAGATTACTTGATCTCAGCCGGTGCCTCTGTCAATGCCACTCAGGTAGATGGATTTACTCCATTACATTGTGCTGCAGCACTAGATCATGATGAGGCTTGTAAAATTATCATAGAGAATGATGCACAACTGAATGCTATAGATGATGATGGATGGACTCCAGTACACCATGCAGCAGCATATGGACATTTCTCTGTCGTCAAAACTTTACATGAAGCTGGAGCTTCATTATTATTGAAAACACCTATAAATGACAATACTTTACATATATCATCGTACACGT
This genomic window from Mytilus galloprovincialis chromosome 9, xbMytGall1.hap1.1, whole genome shotgun sequence contains:
- the LOC143045518 gene encoding uncharacterized protein LOC143045518 translates to MPNDQLSLLDAIARNDVETVKLFIFGHQICPDFVFKGRSPVVVAATNGGEEILDILIQSKCDLNLPDFTDETWRKHPIHIAAAKGFLGFVKKLVNNGVNANSLDLEEKTALHWAASFGHVSVIDYLISAGASVNATQVDGFTPLHCAAALDHDEACKIIIENDAQLNAIDDDGWTPVHHAAAYGHFSVVKTLHEAGASLLLKTPINDNTLHISSYTSTKYKVDILRYLVQCKVPLNDRDGYGNTALHIACTHNLYENAKCLIELGAELDTCDDYDDSPLLSAACAYDNHNIVSLLIKSGYNCSKEMWIHEERFPLALANDLSLVSTLKYYASFPRTLQELCCYCVLRHMGQQSNTKINSLPIPESLKLQLKEIIK